The DNA segment ATTGGCGGATCACCGCGACCTCGCCCTCACGCTCGATCCACTCGCGACGGATGCTCACAGGCTCACCCCGGACTTTTTTTTCAACCAGTTCAGTTCCAGCTTCAGGCGCCCGATCTCGCTGTAGCGCCGTTCGGGCGCGCTCCGATCATCCACAGGTTTACGCCCGCGCTTGGTCTCGAACAGCGTGCTAGCTTGTTCCAGGATCTCCTTCTTCCATTGCCCGACTTGCACCGGGTGCACGCCATGCCCCTGGCCAATCTCGTTGACCGTTTTTACCCCGCGGATGGCCTCCAAGCCCACTTTGGCTTTGAACGCCGCCGCATACGTCTTGCGCTTTGCTTCACCCATTTCGATCCACTCTTGTGTGCCGGCTTGACAGCTTAAATGACTGTCCGGTTTTCAGGGTCCACTTTAGTCGAGGCCGAAGGGCATCACGAAGGGGCGTCGGCGGTCCGGCTGGGCTGGCTGTGGTTCGTGCTCGGAGCACTGTTCGTGGCGGGCGTGGTGTTCGATGTCCCGGCCCTGAAGGCGCTGTTTCGGATCTTTCTGGAAGCGCCGTCCTAGACGGCGATCCCCCGTCCGCTCATCCGTTGCCCGACAGCCGCTCCATCTGCCGCGCAAGCTCAATATCGCGCTCGGTGATCCCGCCGGTCTCGTGCGTGCTCAGTGCCACGCGCACCTGTCCGTAGACATTGCTCCAGTCGGGATGATGGTTCATGGACTCGGCGATCAGGGCCACCTGGGTCATGAAGCCGAAGGCGCGCACGAAGTCGGGGAAGACGAAGGTCTTGCACAGCCGGCCGCCGGAAAGCGACCAGCCGCCCTGGCCCAAGGCGTTGAGGTCGGCGAGGGCGGTTGTCAGGGCATCGGTATCGAGTCGTGTCGCGGACATGGTGGTCTCCAGTCGGTAGCCGGTCTCTTGGGTTCTGAGCGAGGATATGGGCGCACGATCTCCTGATTGCCACACGGACTCGCCGCCATGCTCTACACCGGCCTGAAAACACTCCATCTCATCGGCGTCGTGCTGCTGGTCGGCAACGCGATCGTCACCCTGATCTGGAAGCTCGCCGCCGACCGGACCCGCGATCCGCGCGTGTTGGCCTTCGCCCAACGGTTGGTGGTGCTAACCGACTGGTGGTTCACCGTCGGCGGCGTGGGGCTGCTCGCGCTCGGCGGCTACGGGGCGGCACTCGTCGCGGGCCTGGATGTCCTGAACGTCGGCTGGTTGGTCTGGGGACAGGCCTTGCTGGCCCTCTCGGGCGCGCTCTGGGCCGGCGTGCTGGTCCCGGCGCAGATCCGTCAGGGTCGGCAGGCGCGGGCCTTCGCCGAGAGCGGGGAGATTCCGGCGAGCTACTGGCGGGCAGGGCGACGCTGGGCGGTGTGGGGCGTGGCGGCGACCGTGCTGCTGGTGGTCGCCATCGGAATCATGGTGGCCAAGCCGGTTTGAATCGCCCGCTCAAACCTGACCGTAGATCGCCTGTGGTTGCTGCGCATACGCGGCCCAATAGCAATCGCCATAGGAATAGTGCCACCATTCCGAGGGCATGGGCGCAAAGCCGGCCTGGAGCATCGCCAGCAGGAGCAATCGGCGATGTGCCTGGGCGAGCGGCGGGATCTGTTCGGATAGAAGGTGTGTCAGGTCCCGTGTGATCCTATACCAAGAAGGAGCGATCCTTTGTTCTATGCCGGGGATGTAATCAAGCCGCTGATTGCAGAGGTCCGGGCGGAGAAGGAGCCCCCACAGACGCGCGTTGCACAGGAGCGTGAGCCATCATGATGGTTCGACTCCACAAGAAGGCCCGCACCACCCCGGAAGTCCGCCGGGAGATCCAGGCCTCCGACTGGCCGACCTCGGTGCTCGCCAGGAAGTATGGGGTTTGCCGGCACACCATCCGCCGTGGACGTCAAGCACCTGCCCAGGATGCCGGGCGATGCCCGGGGCCGCTTCCTGTTTGCGGCCATCGACCGGGCGACGCGCTGGGTGTATCTGGAGGTCCATGCCGGCAAGGCCGCCAGGGTCGCCGCGGGGTTTCTCAAACACCTGATCGACAAAGCCCCCTTCGCGATCAAGAAGGTCCTCACGGACACTGGCCAGGAGTTCACGGATCGATTCTGTGCCACGGGGGAGCGCAAGCCCACCGGCCGGCACCCCTTCGATCAGCTCTGCGCAGAACACGCCATCGAACACCGGCTGACCCAGCCCTACACGCCCAAGACCAACGGCATGATCGAGCGCTTCAATGGGCGCATCTGCGAGGTCCTCAAGAGCACCCGCTTCCGGAGCGCTCAAGAACTTGAACAGACCTTGCTTCGCTATGCCCGTGTGTACAACCATCGGATTCTCCAAAAGGCCCTTGGCCACATCAGCCCGGTTCAGGCCCTGAAAGACTGGCAGGCCAAGCGGCCGGAGCTGTTCAAAAAACGTGTTTGCAATCTCGCGGGGCTTGACACAGCTTGAAGTTCCTCATCAAGATGGCCTTTGGCTGGATCGAGTCCGTGGGTGGGCTGGCCAAGACCACACTCATCGGTCAGGCCAACCTGAACGGGCAAGCGCTGCTGAGCTTGGCCACCTACACCTGCCGGAGGTCGCATTCCCAAGTGCCAGACAAGGGGTGGAACTGGTCATTGAACTTGCGGATCCAGGTACGCCGCTGAAGCCATGCCTGGACCCGTCTTACTGCTTACCCGCAACTTTCCACCCCTTTGGGGCGGGATGGAGCGGCTCAACCATCGCTTGGCTGGGGAACTTGCCCAACACACTGCGGTGCGCGTCATCGCCCCTGGGGGCGCGGCTGCTCATGCGCCGCCTGGCGTCACCGTTCGGGAAGTGGCCGGTCACCCCTTGGCGCGATTTCTTATGGCCGCGTTTGCCGCCGCGCTTCAGGAAGCGCGCGCTGGTGCCTACGATTGGGTACTGGCCGGTAGCGGCCTCACCGCCCCGATGGCGTTGGCTGCGGCGAAAGCGGCCAACGCGAAAGCCGCCGCTTACGTCCACGGCCTTGATCTTGCCGTGCGCCACCCCCTCTACCGGGCGCTTTGGCTCCCGGCGATTCGCCGCCTCGATCGGGTGATCGTCAACAGCCGCGCGACAGCGGACCTTGCGCAGGAGGTGGGCGTCGCAGCGGAGCGGATCGCCATTGTCCATCCCGGCGTCGAGCTCCCCACAGCGACACCCGAAGAGCGGGCGCGCTTGCGCGCAAGCTTTCGCGAACAACATGGCTTGGGTGAACGGCCTGTGTTGCTGACCGTGGGGCGGCTAACCACCCGTAAAGGTGTTGCGCCGTTCGTCGCTGAGGTGTTGCCGCAAATCGTGCGGGTGCAGCCGGATGTGTGCCTCCTTGTCGTGGGTGACGTGCCGCGGGGCGCCTTGGCCGCCACCGCCGAGCCGCCGGCGACGATTCTGCGCGCGGCTGAGCAGGCAAACGTCGGCAACTACGTCCGCTGGCTGGGGCCCCGATTCGGCAGCGATCTGTCTGCGGCCTTTTTCGCCGCCGATGTGCACGTCTTTCCCGTCAGAGACCTCCCCGGCGACCCCGAAGGTTTCGGCATGGTGGCAGTAGAGGCAGCGTCGCACGGGCTGCCCACCGTCGCCTACGCTACTGGCGGCGTGGTGGACGCCGTGGCTGACGGTCTCTCGGGGCGGCTCGTCGCGCCCGGGGACGCGACGGGGTTTGCCCAGGCAGTGCTCGACATGCTGAGCAATCCGCCGCGCGAGGAGGCGCTCACCGCTTATGCCGCGCGCTTTGCCTGGCCCCACTTTGGCGCCGCGGTGTGGCAGGCGTTGCAGGGATAAGGTGATGATCCCCGCGTCGTGGAGAAACTACCGCCCCGGCCGCTTGGCACGCCATACGGCGATCCTGTCGGCGGGACTGGGGCTGCGCTCGGGCGCCCAGGCGCTTGTGTTCCTGATCACCGCCCAGCTTTTGGGTAGCCAGGGTTACGGCGCGTTTTCGGCGACACTCGCCTTGGCAGGCGCTTGTGGGGTATTCGTCGGTCTGGGCGGCCACGTGCTTTTGATGCGCGACGTCGCGCGCGACGGCAGTTGCTACCGCAAAAGTTTGGGCGCAGCGCTTGTGGTCTACGCGATCAGCCTCGTTCCCGTTGGCGTTGCCTATTTTTTGGCTGCCGGTTGGTTGCTGGATGAAATCCCGTGGTCGGTGATCGCTCTCGTGGGGCTCAGTGAGCTCGCGCTATTTCCCCTCGTGCAAACGTTTGCGAGCGCCTATCAGGGCGTCGAGCGCATCGGCCGCGCGGCCCGCCTCTTGCTGGTACCGGTGGTGGCGCGGCTCATCGCAGCGATCTTGCTGATCACCTTAGCTTACCTCGCCACCGCCCCGACAGACCTTCTGCCCAGCTGGGCGATGCTCTACCTGTTGGCAACCCTTCTCGCCGTTTTGTATGCGTCGCAGCGCCTCTATCGCGACTTAGGTCCTCCAGCAGCACCTGGGCACGAGGCGGTGCGCGCTTACCTTCGCGAAGGCAGCCCGTTCGCCATCTGGGGTAGCGCCCATAAGCTCTATCTCGATGCAGACAAATTCCTGCTTGCTGCGCTGGCCACACTGCATTCCGCCGGGGTCTATTCGGCTGGCCACCGCTTGGTCGATCTGGTGACGCTGCCGATGCAAGCGCTTCTCGGCGCGGCCGCCCCGCGCCACTTTCGCGCCGGCGCACAAGGCCTGGCTGAGGCACTCAAAGCAGTGCGCGCCATCGCCCTTCCGATTGCGGGTTACGCGCTCGCCGCCGGGATGGGGCTTACGCTTGCAGCGCCTCTGGTGCCGCGGCTACTCGGCGCAGAGTACGAAGAGGCGGTCGCGGTGGTGCAGTGGCTTGCGTGGTTGCCGATGGTTGGGGCAGGGCGCCTTTTGTCGCAGAGAATCTTGATCGCATGTAGTATGCAAGTGTTCGTAATGCTCGCGGCGGTTGTTGGCGCTGTCGTTAATATTGTTTTAACAGTCTGGTGGATTCCGATCTGGGGTTGGAAGGGTGCCGCAGTTGCGACCTATGGCGCTGATTTCCTAACGACATTGTTCATGTTGCTCGCGCTTGTCAGGGCCCATCGCTCGAAGCCACCTATGCAGGATTAAAGTTGTATTGAGGTTTTCCATCTAAGAAAATTTTTCGTTATCCCCAACAAGGGCGCGAACTGATGTTAAAATTTTTGCTCAATAAAGCGACACGAATTTTCGATAGCATCAAAAAGGAGGGATGGAAAGGTTACCTACTGCGACTTTACCTGCTCGGTCAATATCGTAGATTGGCAAGACTTATTTTAAGTGGCTTCCGTGTCAAAAATAAGAAAGCAACAGTTGAAGGTATTCCATTGACGCTTCCTGATCGAAGCGCAGGCATTGCAGAGGAGCTCTCCATTTATGGCGTTCATGAACCTTTGGCAACTTTGATTTATAAGTGTCTGCTACATCCTGGAGATATAATTTTCGATGTCGGCACAAATATTGGATACTACGTCGCCGTTGCGAGCGGCTGGCTCTCAGGCCAATGTGTTGTGCATGGCTTTGAGGCAGACCCGGAACTATCTCAGATTGCAGAAAAAAATTGCAAAAACTTTCAGGCTAAGTGTTGCGTTAAGCATCTTGCTATATCGGATGAAGTCGGATCTGTTAAATTTTTCGTTTCTAGTGTCTCAAATTGGGGTTCGTTGCGAAAGATTAATGTGCTAAATATAGTAGACGAAACGACGGTTGACTGTAAAACAATCGATGTCTTTTGCGGTGAAACAGGCATTTATCCAACAGTAATAAGAATGGATATTGAGGGCGGAGAGATTTTAGCTCTACGCGGCGCCGCAAAAAGTCTTGAGCGCGTACGATTGCTGTTTATAGAGCTGCACTGCGCGTTTCTGGATAACAATGAGTTGGGCGAAATTTTTGATATCCTTGCTTCAGCGGGATTTGCTCGTGCAATATGGTTTGATCGTTATTACGATTGGCCTTGGAGTCTGCCGGAAGGAGCTAGAAGCTCCTTGAGGCAAGGTCGTATCGAAGAGCTAAAAGATGATTCTCTTAATAGAAAATTTAAAGTTATTACAGCATTTGTTCTGCGTCAATGAATCGATTGTTTCGATAGGATAGTTGTCTTTGTGACGCTCTAGCTCTAGAGTGCGAGAACTTGTCTCGGATGTGCGTGCCAGATCGCTGATTTCCGAAGAAAATGAAGCGGCGCCCCAAGAGGCGCTTGCGCGGCGGCTCCTTGCCTCACCTTAACTTCGCGCGCATTACATGAAAGTTGGATACGAACGGGCTAAACACTATGCACCTGCCCGCATTCTTCCCCAATGGGAAGCGTTGTTTGAAGAAGTGGTTCGACAGGGTGCCCGTTGATGAATGATCTGGTCGCCGTCATCATGCCGACCCGTAACCGTAGTCGGTTGCTCAAGCGCAGTGTTTTGAGCTTGCTCCGCCAGACGCATCAGAAACTTGAAATCTTGGTCTTCGATGACGGCTCAACGGATGATACCGCAGAGGTTCTTGCTGATCTCGCAAAAAAGGATCCTAGGGTTCGGTTTTTCCATTCGGATGTTTCGGTCGGCATTGCGACTGCATTGAACCGATTGATCAATCAATGTCGCGGGCGCTTTATTGTTAGGATGGATGATGACGACGTTGCCTATCCAGAGCGCATCCAGAAGCAACTGAGTTTCATGCAGGCCAATAGACTGGGCGTTTGCGGAACAGGATGTAGGCGTGTTGCCGGATGGCGGCGTAGTCGCATCATTTATCCGCAGACACACGAGCTGATCCGTGCGGAGTTGTTGTTCCAGCCGCCGCTTCTCCACCCCTCAGTGATGATGGTGCGGAGTCTATTGCTGCAGCACGGAGGTTATCGAACAGACGTGCCGCACGCAGAAGATTATGAGCTATGGGTGCGCTTGATCGAACACACTCGCTTTGGCAACGTGCCGGAGGTATTACTTGACTACACCCTGTCAGCTCAGCAAGTGTCACGGCGTTACAACGCTGCACAAGTCGAATCCGCGAAGCGAATTCGAGCCCAGTATCTTTCCCAGTTTCCCGTAAGCTATGACAGTCGAGAAGCGGCGATCCATGTAAGTCTGCGCGAGCCAATACCTATAAAGGATCTGACGGCGCTGGAAGAAGCCGGTAGGTGGCTGCTCAAACTAAGCGGCTGGTTTACCGAGGATTGTCGGACAGTTTTCGCGCGCCAATGGTTTCTGTGTGCGGTGCGAGCTGCTGGTCTTGGCCCACCTGCATTTGAAGTCTGGAATAGCATGCCATTGGCGAGCGACATTAGCCCGCAAAGGCGTCGCATGTTGTGGGGGCTGTGTCAGCTCCGCTTGCGCTACCGATCAGCCCCCTACCGCTGGTTGGAGCCTCTTGCTGGTAGCGGCGGGTGATGCTGACGCTTTTTTGAGACGCCTTGTGTCACTCCATGAGAGAGTCAGTGTTAGTCAGTTTTCGCGCGGCGCCGTCTCGTCAGGCATGGAGTTTTTGTCGATTATGTGGTCATAAAGGCTTACCCACCTTTCAATTTGCATTGTGGCGGCGAAGTGCGTACTAGCCGACTCACGCGCTGCCTGGCGCATCGCCCTCCAGTGTTCCTTGTCTTGCGCCAAGATGCGCACCGCAGCAACAAACGCCGAGGCATCATCCACTGGACAAAGCAAGCCCGTTTCCCCATCCGCGACCACCTCCGGCAACGAGCTGCAGCGCGCGGCAATCACCGGCACTCCGCAAGCCATCGCCTCGATGACCGTCAGCGGAAGCCCCTCCAGCCGGCTGGGAAACAGTAAGGCGTCAGCCTCTTGGTACGTGCGCACCAAATCGTTACCAGCAAGGCGGCCGAGAGAGCGGCAGTTGCTTGGCAGTGCGTACCGCAAATGCGCGCCGCGCCGGTCGGCGGTGGTGCAGAGTTCAAACTCAGGGCCCAGCGCCGTCATGATGGGAGCGAAGAGGTCAACGCCTTTACGCACGTCCCAATTGCCCACGTAGAGCAGGCGAAAGGGGCGGTGAGGCACCAATCGCTCTACCGGATGAAACCGCTCGGTATCGACGCCGTTGTGGATGACGGTAATGTCGCGCACACCGAAAGCGGCCTGGGCGGCTTGTGCCGTGTAGTGGCTTACGGCGGTAATGCAGCGGGCGCGGGCGAGGTTGGCGCGTTCGATCGCTTTGACCCACAGGGCGTGGTAAAGGCGCCGCGCCGGTGTTTTGTAAGAGATAAGCGCCGGATCGTGCACGCAGGAGTGGAGCGTGGTCACCACCGGAAGGTCGCGTGGGATGAAGCGCGGCGGCAGCCAGGAGTTGACGTGCACGACGTTTGCCCATGCCGGCGGCTTGGGCACCGGCACCGACCACGGCGCATATTCGGCGCGGTGCGGCAGCCAGGTGATTTCGGCCCGAATGCCAAGCGCGTTCAAGCCGGCGCAAAGGCGCTCGGTGAAGACATCGGTGCCGCTGCCGCAGCGGATCGCGGGAAACCAGACGGCGGGTTGGATGGCGGTCATGCTTCATCCCTCCATAGCCGGTAAATCAAGGTTGGATTCCAGTAGCCAAATCTATCCAAAATGGGCTCTGGCACCGAAGTCGCCAAGCGAAACAACCAGTCATTGCGATTTTCGCGTCGGGTCCCGTGTGATCCTATACCAAGAAGGAGCGATCCTTTGTTCTATGCCGGGGATGTAATCAAGCCGCTGATTGCAGAGGTCCGGGCGGAGAAGGAGCCCCCACAGACGCGCGTTGCATAGGAGCGTGAGCCATCATGATGGTTCGACTCCACAAGAAGGCCCGCACCACCCCGGAAGTCCGCCGGGAGATCCAGGCCTCCGACTGGCCGACCTCGGTGCTCGCCAGGAAGTATGGGGTTTGCCGGCACACCATACGCCGTGGATGTCAAGCACCTGCCCAGGATGCCGGGCGATGCCCGGGGCCGCTTCCTGTTTGCGGCCATCGACCGGGCGACGCGCTGGGTGTATCTGGAGGTCCATGCCGGCAAGGCCGCCAAGGTCGCTGCGGGGTTTCTCAAACGCCTGATCGACAAAGCCCCCTTCGCGATCAAGAAGGTCCTCACGGACACTGGCCAGGAGTTCACGGATCGATTCTGTGCCACGGGGGAGCGCAAGCCCACCGGCCGGCACCCCTTCGATCAGCTCTGCGCAGAACACGCCATCGAACACCGGCTGACCCGGCCCTACACGCCCAAGACCAACGGCATGATCGAACGCTTCAACGGACGTATCTCCGAGGTCCTCAAGAGCACCCGCTTCCGGAGCGCTCAAGAACTTGAACAGACCTTGCTTCGCTATGCCCGTGTGTACAACCATCGGATTCCCCAAAAGGCCCTTGGCCACATCAGCCCGGTTCAGGCCCTGAAAGACTGGCAGGCCAAGCGGCCGGAGCCGTTCAAAAAACGTGTTTGCAATCTCGCGGGGCTTGACATCTATGTCGAGATCCTGCCCGAGAAAACCGCCCGGAACGCCGCCGGATTCCTGGAGCGGCTCATCGCCAAGGCCCCGTTCAACATCACCAAGGTCTTGACCGATAACGGTAAAGAATTCACCGACCGCTTCGGTGCCACGGGGGAACGCGAACCCACCGGGCGCCATCGCTTCGATCGGGTCTGTGCCGCCAACACGATCGAACATCGCCTCATCCAGCCGCGCACCCCCCAGACCAACGGCATGATCGAGCGCTTCAACGGGCGCCTTTCAGAGGTCTTGACCACCACCCGCTTCGACTCCGCCGAGTCGCTAGCCCAGACCATCAAGCGCTATGTTCAAGTCTATAACCAACACCTTCCGCAGAAAGCCCTCGGCCACATCGCCCCGATCCAGGCACTCAAGGACCGGCGCGAGAAACGCCCTGAACGCTTCAAAAAGCGTGTCACAATCTCCGGGGACTTGACACTTGGGTTATCTCAGCGCCGCGCTGCGCGCCGATCCGGCCGAGGTCCATGTCGCGTTGCAGACCCCATACCGCTCCAACATGAGCGATCCCCGCAATCCGGCGTTCGTAGCGCACTTACAACGCACCCGGCGCCGGATCGCAACCGTGATTGGGCAACTGACCGAGCGCTTCCACATCCAAACCGTCCGGGCGCTTGATCTCCGCTCCGGCATTTGACCGCGCGGATGGCCCGTAAGGTGCTCGCGCATACGCCGGCCATCTGGATCAATCGCTCCCTGGGGCGCCCCGATCTACAGTTCGAGGGCTTGATTACAGTCGGATAGAAAGTCGCGCATCGCGTTTAAATTGATCTCCGGAACACCTGCACCATGCCCGCGACCGCCACCCCCGCGCCCGAGCGCCTGACCGGCGCCATTGAGCGCGTGACCTTCCACAGCGCCGAGACCGGCTTTTGCGTGCTGCGGGTGAAGGTGCGCGGCGAACGCGAGCTGATGACGGTGGTCGGTTCGGCGGCCAGTGTCACGGCCGGGGAGTATCTGGAGGCCGAAGGCCAGTGGATCACCGATCGCCGGTACGGCTTGCAGTTCAAGGCCCAGCAGTTGCGGATCGTCCCGCCCAGCACCCTGGACGGGATCGAAAAGTATCTGGGGTCGGGGATGGTCAAGGGCATCGGGCCGCATTTCGCCAAGACCCTGGTGCGCGCTTTCGGCGAGTCGGTGTTCGAGGTCATCGAGCAGGAGCCCGAGCGGCTGCGCACGCTGCCCGGAATCGGGCCGAAGCGTCAGGAGCGGGTCACACGGGCGTGGGCCGAGCAGAAGGTGATCCGCGCGATCATGGTGTTCCTGCAATCGCATGGGATCGGCACGGCGCGGGCGGTGCGCATCTACAAGACCTATGGCGAGGAGTCGGTCGAGCGGGTGCGTGAAAATCCCTACCGGCTCGCCCTCGACATCCACGGCATCGGCTTCAAGACCGCCGACAGTCTGGCCGAACGGCTCGGTATCCCGCGCGACTCGCTGATGCGCGCTCAGGCCGGAGTGCGCCATGTGCTCCAGGAGATCGCCGGCAATGGTCACTGCGCCGCGTGGCGTGAGGCGCTGATCGCGCAGGCCGCGACCCTGCTGGAGATCCCGGCGCCGCTGATCGAGCAGGCCATCGACGCCGAATTGGCCGAAGAGCGCCTGATCGCTGAGTCGATCACCGAGCGTCCCGCGCTCTTTCTGACACCGCTCCAGCGCGCCGAACTGGGTGTG comes from the Allochromatium tepidum genome and includes:
- a CDS encoding glycosyltransferase family 4 protein, coding for MTAIQPAVWFPAIRCGSGTDVFTERLCAGLNALGIRAEITWLPHRAEYAPWSVPVPKPPAWANVVHVNSWLPPRFIPRDLPVVTTLHSCVHDPALISYKTPARRLYHALWVKAIERANLARARCITAVSHYTAQAAQAAFGVRDITVIHNGVDTERFHPVERLVPHRPFRLLYVGNWDVRKGVDLFAPIMTALGPEFELCTTADRRGAHLRYALPSNCRSLGRLAGNDLVRTYQEADALLFPSRLEGLPLTVIEAMACGVPVIAARCSSLPEVVADGETGLLCPVDDASAFVAAVRILAQDKEHWRAMRQAARESASTHFAATMQIERWVSLYDHIIDKNSMPDETAPREN
- a CDS encoding glycosyltransferase family 2 protein produces the protein MNDLVAVIMPTRNRSRLLKRSVLSLLRQTHQKLEILVFDDGSTDDTAEVLADLAKKDPRVRFFHSDVSVGIATALNRLINQCRGRFIVRMDDDDVAYPERIQKQLSFMQANRLGVCGTGCRRVAGWRRSRIIYPQTHELIRAELLFQPPLLHPSVMMVRSLLLQHGGYRTDVPHAEDYELWVRLIEHTRFGNVPEVLLDYTLSAQQVSRRYNAAQVESAKRIRAQYLSQFPVSYDSREAAIHVSLREPIPIKDLTALEEAGRWLLKLSGWFTEDCRTVFARQWFLCAVRAAGLGPPAFEVWNSMPLASDISPQRRRMLWGLCQLRLRYRSAPYRWLEPLAGSGG
- a CDS encoding oligosaccharide flippase family protein yields the protein MIPASWRNYRPGRLARHTAILSAGLGLRSGAQALVFLITAQLLGSQGYGAFSATLALAGACGVFVGLGGHVLLMRDVARDGSCYRKSLGAALVVYAISLVPVGVAYFLAAGWLLDEIPWSVIALVGLSELALFPLVQTFASAYQGVERIGRAARLLLVPVVARLIAAILLITLAYLATAPTDLLPSWAMLYLLATLLAVLYASQRLYRDLGPPAAPGHEAVRAYLREGSPFAIWGSAHKLYLDADKFLLAALATLHSAGVYSAGHRLVDLVTLPMQALLGAAAPRHFRAGAQGLAEALKAVRAIALPIAGYALAAGMGLTLAAPLVPRLLGAEYEEAVAVVQWLAWLPMVGAGRLLSQRILIACSMQVFVMLAAVVGAVVNIVLTVWWIPIWGWKGAAVATYGADFLTTLFMLLALVRAHRSKPPMQD
- a CDS encoding DUF2269 family protein, which translates into the protein MPHGLAAMLYTGLKTLHLIGVVLLVGNAIVTLIWKLAADRTRDPRVLAFAQRLVVLTDWWFTVGGVGLLALGGYGAALVAGLDVLNVGWLVWGQALLALSGALWAGVLVPAQIRQGRQARAFAESGEIPASYWRAGRRWAVWGVAATVLLVVAIGIMVAKPV
- a CDS encoding FkbM family methyltransferase, which gives rise to MLKFLLNKATRIFDSIKKEGWKGYLLRLYLLGQYRRLARLILSGFRVKNKKATVEGIPLTLPDRSAGIAEELSIYGVHEPLATLIYKCLLHPGDIIFDVGTNIGYYVAVASGWLSGQCVVHGFEADPELSQIAEKNCKNFQAKCCVKHLAISDEVGSVKFFVSSVSNWGSLRKINVLNIVDETTVDCKTIDVFCGETGIYPTVIRMDIEGGEILALRGAAKSLERVRLLFIELHCAFLDNNELGEIFDILASAGFARAIWFDRYYDWPWSLPEGARSSLRQGRIEELKDDSLNRKFKVITAFVLRQ
- a CDS encoding M15 family metallopeptidase; the encoded protein is MCNARLWGLLLRPDLCNQRLDYIPGIEQRIAPSWYRITRDLTHLLSEQIPPLAQAHRRLLLLAMLQAGFAPMPSEWWHYSYGDCYWAAYAQQPQAIYGQV
- a CDS encoding glycosyltransferase family 4 protein; amino-acid sequence: MPGPVLLLTRNFPPLWGGMERLNHRLAGELAQHTAVRVIAPGGAAAHAPPGVTVREVAGHPLARFLMAAFAAALQEARAGAYDWVLAGSGLTAPMALAAAKAANAKAAAYVHGLDLAVRHPLYRALWLPAIRRLDRVIVNSRATADLAQEVGVAAERIAIVHPGVELPTATPEERARLRASFREQHGLGERPVLLTVGRLTTRKGVAPFVAEVLPQIVRVQPDVCLLVVGDVPRGALAATAEPPATILRAAEQANVGNYVRWLGPRFGSDLSAAFFAADVHVFPVRDLPGDPEGFGMVAVEAASHGLPTVAYATGGVVDAVADGLSGRLVAPGDATGFAQAVLDMLSNPPREEALTAYAARFAWPHFGAAVWQALQG
- a CDS encoding 4a-hydroxytetrahydrobiopterin dehydratase, with protein sequence MSATRLDTDALTTALADLNALGQGGWSLSGGRLCKTFVFPDFVRAFGFMTQVALIAESMNHHPDWSNVYGQVRVALSTHETGGITERDIELARQMERLSGNG